The nucleotide sequence CAGCGTGCTGGCCACGATCCAGTCGCCAGGCGGTTGCTTCGAGAGGATGTAATCGCCCAGCAGCCAACCGGTTTCATCGCCCGATAGCATTCGCCAGCCGGAGGACGTCGGTATCGCGACCGCGCATCGGTCGGCGTCGGGGTCCAGCGCGATTGCCACGTCCGCCCGCACGCCGGCGGCCAGCTCCAACAGCGCATCGGTCGCGCCCGGCTCCTCCGGGTTCGGGAATGCGACGGTGGGAAAGTCCGGATCGGGCTCGAACTGTGTCGCGACGGTATGCACGTCGGTGAAGCCGGCCCGACGCAGCGTCTCCACGGCAACCGTGCCGCCCACCCCGTGCATCGGGGTCAGGGCGACTCGCACCGAACCGGCGCAACGGCGGATCCCGGCCGCACGCGCGATGTAGTGCTCAACCAGATCGGTGCGAGCGGGTGTGACGGCTTTGCGGGCGATCTGGTCGGCCGGCGGAGCGGCGGCCATCGCGGCCTCGATCTTGCGGTCGGTGGGGGAGATGATCTGGATTCCGCCATCGAGGTAGACCTTGTAGCCATTATCGGTGGCCGGGTTGTGTGACGCCGTGATCTGGATGCCGGCCACCGCGCCGCTGTGACGTACGGCGAACGCGACTATCGGTGTGGGTAGCGGCTCGGGCAGCAGCACCACCTGGAATCCTTCGGCGGCAAGTACTTCGGCTGTCGCAGTGGCGAAAGACGCCGAGCCGTGACGAGCATCACGTCCGACGATCACTGTCGCGGGCCCCGCCGGGGTCTGCTCGGCGAGCACCCGTGCCACCGCCCAGGTGGCGCGCAACACCACCGCGAGGTTCATCGCGTCCGGCCCGCCGCGCACCGGTCCGCGCAGCCCGGCAGTGCCGAAGGCCAGCGGCCGGGCGAACCGTGCGGCAAGTTCTTGGGCGTCACAGGCCGCCAGCTCGGCGGCGGTCACCGGGTCAGGATCGTGCGCGATCCACTCCTCAGGCGTCACTGTTGCGCAACCCGGCGATGACGGTGGCTAGCAGTGAGCCGATCCGCGCCGCCGACGCGGCGCCCGCCGCAAGCACCTCGGCGTGGCTCAGCGGCTCACCGGTGATCCCGGCGGCCAGGTTGGTCACCAGCGAAACACCGAGCACCTCGGCCCCCGCCGCGCGGGCGGCAATGGTCTCGTGCACCGTCGACATGCCGACCAGGTCGGCGCCCAACACCCGCAGCATGCGGATCTCGGCGGGTGTCTCGTAATGCGGCCCCGGCAGGCCGGCGTACACGCCTTCGGCCAACTCGGGGTCGGCTTGCCGGGCGACCGCGCGCAGCCGCGCCGAGTAGGCGTCGGTCAGATCCACGAACTGCGCCCCGACCAGTGGCGATCGCGCGGTCAGGTTCAGGTGGTCGCTGATCAACACCGGCTGGCCGACCTGCATGTCCGGTCGCAACCCGCCGGCCGCGTTGGTCAGTACCACGGTCCGCGCGCCCGCCGCGCACGCCGTTCGCACCGGGTGCACCACATGGCGCAGGTCATGCCCCTCGTAGGCGTGAATGCGGCCCGCCAGTACCAGCACCCGGTGATCGCCGACGGGCACCGACAGCAGCTCGCCCGCGTGCCCGGCCGCGCTCGGCGGGGTGAACCCGGGAACTTCGGTCTGCGCCAGCACGGCGGTCGGGGATCCCAGCGCGGCGATGGCCGCCGACCATCCGGATCCGAGAACTACCGCGACGTCATGCTCAGCGATCCCGGTGCGCTCGCCGATGACCTGGGCCGCGCGGCGTGCGAGTTCGTCGGGATCGGGCTGGGGGCCAGTCACACTGGGGAGCCTAGCGAGTGTGGCCGGGCGTTGAGATGGCTGTTGTGCGGGGCCGGGCGCGCGTCGATGAGATACTGCCAGAATGCCCGCACTCGTCTTGGACACCGTCGAAGAGTTGGTGCGACGGCGTGCCGGTGATCTGGTCGAGCTCTCCCACGCGATCCACGCCGAGCCGGAGTTGGCCTTCGCCGAGCACCGCAGCTGTGCCAAGACACAGGCGCTGGTGGCCGAACGTGGCTTCGAGATCACCCGGGCCGCCGCGGGGCTGGACACCGCATTTCGGGCCGATTTCGGCGATGGACCGCTGGTGGTGGGAATTTGCGCCGAATATGACGCGCTGCCCGAAATCGGGCACGCCTGCGGGCACAACATCATTGCGGCATCGGCGGTGGGGACCGCGCTGGCCCTGGCCGAAGTCGCCGACGATCTCGGTCTGACGGTCGCATTGCTGGGCACGCCGGCCGAGGAGTCCGGCGGTGGCAAGGCACTGATGTTGGACGCCGGGGTATTCGACGACATCACGCTGGCCCTGATGGTGCATCCGGGGCCCACGGACATCGCCGGCGCTCGATCCCTGGCGTTGTCCGAGGTCACCGTGCGTTACCGGGGTAAGGAGTCGCACGCCGCCGTGGCGCCGCACCTGGGGGTCAATGCTGCCGACGCCCTAACCATTGCGCAGGTGGCAATCGGATTGCTGCGGCAGCAACTGGCGCCGGGGCAGATGACCCATGGAATCGTTATCGACGGAGGTCAGGCGGTCAACGTAATTCCCGGGCACGCAATGATGCAGTACGCGATGCGCGCGGTCGAGTCGGAATCGCTGCGCGACTTGGAGGGCAGGATGTTTGCTTGCTTTGCGGCGGGGGCGCTGGCCGCCGGATGTGAATACGACATCGATGCGGCCGCACCCGCATATGCGGAATTGAAACCCGACCACTGGCTGGTCGAGGTGTGTCGAGAAGAGATGCTTCGGCTTGGGCGCACCCCGGTGCCGGCCAGCGTCGAGGAGGGGCTGCCGCTGGGCAGCACCGACATGGGCAACGTGACACAGGTGCTGCCGGGCATCCATCCGGTGATCGGTGTCGACGCCGGCGGGGCCACGGTGCACCAGCGCGCCTTCGCGGCCGCCGCGGCCGGTCACAGCGCTGACCAAGCGGTCGTCGACGGCGCAATCATGCTGGCGCGCACCGCGGTCGCGCTGGCCGAGAATCCGGACCAGCGGGACCGAGTGCTGGCCGCCCAGCAGCGCAGGGCGGCGTCATGAGCCTTGTCGACACCGCCGAATCCTGGCTGGCCGCGCACTATGACGAGCTGGTCGGCTGGCGCCGGCACATCCATCGCTATCCGGAGCTGGGCCGCCAGGAGTTCGCCACCACCCAGTTTGTCGCCGAACGGCTTGCCGACGCCGGGCTCAACCCCAAGATATTGCCCGGCGGGACGGGACTGACCTGCGATTTCGGTCCCGAGCATCAGCCCAGGATCGCGCTGCGTGCCGACATGGACGCGCTGCCGATGGCCGAGCGCACCGGTGCGCCCTACGCCTCGACGATGCCCAACATCGCCCACGCCTGCGGGCACGACGGCCACACCGCGATTCTGCTGGGTACCGCGCTGGCGTTGGCGACGGTGCCGGAGCTGCCGGTCGGGGTGCGTCTGATATTCCAGGCCGCCGAGGAGCTGATGCCCGGCGGCGCCATCGACGCGATCGCGGCCGGAGCACTGACCGGGGTGTCACGGATCTTTGCCCTGCACTGCGATCCCCGGCTCGAGGTGGGCAGGGTTGCGGTGCGGCAGGGGCCTATCACCTCGGCGGCCGACCATATCGAGATCACGCTGTATTCACCCGGTGGGCACACGTCGCGGCCACACCTGACCGCCGACCTGGTCTACGGGCTGGGCACGCTGATCACCGGGCTGCCCGGCGTGCTGTCGCGGCGCGTCGACCCCCGTAACAGCACCGTCCTGGTCTGGGGGGCGGTCAACGCGGGCGTGGCCGCCAACGCCATTCCGCAAACCGGTGTGTTGGCCGGCACCGTTCGCACCGCCAGCCGGCAGACCTGGATCGATCTGGAAGAGATCATCCGTGAGTCCATCACTGCGCTGCTGTCGCCACTGGCAATCGAGCACACGCTGCAATACCGGCGCGGCGTTCCACCGGTGGTCAACGAGGAAGTCTCGACCCACATCCTCACCCACGCCATCGAATCCGTCAGCCCGGATGCGCTGGCCGATACTCGCCAGTCAGGCGGCGGCGAGGATTTCTCCTGGTACCTAGAAGAGGTCCCGGGTGCGATGGGGCGTCTGGGAGTTTGGTCCGGCGACGGGCCGCAGCTGGACTTACATCAGCCGACGTTTGACCTCGATGAGCGGGCACTGGGGATCGGCGTGCGCGTGATGGTCAACATCATCGAGCAGGCCGCGGCGTTCTAACCGCTCGCGAGCGTGCGTGTCTGGACAACGACACGCCGGTATTGCCGGCATTATGCGCACGCTCGTCGTGGTGAATTGTGGGCCCGTCAGGTGCGCCTCGACGATGGCCCCATGCACGCAGAGCTCGCCCGGTTGCTCGACGCCCAAGGCGGGGTGGCGACGTCCGCCCAGGTACTGACGTTCCTGACCCGGCGCGGGCTGGAAGCCGACCTGAAAAGCGGGGTACTGAGCAGAGTTTGGCATGGCATTTATGGCCGCGGTGTGTTGACCAGTGGGCTGCGGCTGCGCGGAGTGGACCTGGCAGTCGGCGCACCGGTCGCCGCATGCCTGGGGACCGCCGCTGCGGCCTACGGCTTTGACACCGAGCAAACCGGGGATCTGCATGTGCTGAATCCCGAGGGGCGGCAATTGCGATCCACCGACGGCCTGACCGTGCACCGGCGCGCCGGTGCACCGTTGACTCGCCTCGCGGGGCGAGAACTCACGACGCCCGCGTGGACGGCGATGGAGGTCGCCCGGGGGCTGCGTCGGCCGCGAGCGTTGGCGACACTGGACGCCGCCCTGCGCAGCGGGACATGCGACCGTGACGACCTCGACCGAGCGGTCTGTCTGCAATCCGGCCGGCGCGGCGTCGTGGCCGTGCGCGAGTTGCTCGCATTGGCGAGTCCGCTGGCGGAGTCGCCGATGGAGAGCGAGACCCGGCTGGTGATGATCGAAGGCGGACTACCCGCGCCAGTGCTGCAATACGAGCTGGTCGGCTCCGACGGCCGGCGCTGGCGACTGGATTTCGCGTGGCCGGGTCTGCGGGTCGCGGCAGAGTACGACGGCGTCGACTGGCATAGCGGGCCGCAAGCATTCCTGCGGGATCGACGGCGCAGTGCGGCGCTGCTGGAGTTGGGGTGGGTGATAGTGCCCATCGTGGCCGACGATGTCAGGCATCGGCCGGCCGAACTTGTCCAGCGGCTGGCCAGGGCGCTGGCCCGGGCTCAGGCCGCCTGATGGGCTCGCGAGGGTGCCCAAATTGCCGGCCGCAACGGCGTGTCGGCGTGCAGACACGCACCCTCGCGGCAGAGGTTGACGCAACCCCCGGCTAGGTTCCGGTCCCCGGGCCGATGTTGCGGGCCGGCCGGGTACGCAAATCGTGCACATAATCGCTTGGTGCGCCCGCGATCTCGGCGGCATCGGCCATCACGCCCAGGTAGCGCGCCGACGGCAGACCGCCCTCCCAGGCGTCGAGCACGTACAGCCAGGCCAGGACGGGATCGGTGGTGGTGTCCGAGGACAATCGCTCCACCCGGCAGCGGATCTTCTGGTGGATGCCGAACTCCGAGCCCTCCCAGTGGTCGAGGTTCTTCTCGTCGGCCGGTGTCATGTCGTAGAGCACCACGAACACCTTGGAGTCGGGATCCTCGACGACGGTGGCCAGGGCTCCTTCCCAGCCGATGTCCTCGCCGCCGAAGGTCAGCCGCCACCCGGGCAACCAGCCGGTTCCGGCCATCGGGGAGTGGGGTGCACGCATGAGCATCTGATCGGGATGCATGTTCGATCCGTACGCGGCGTAGAGCGGCACGCAGAAATCTTAAACGTCACGTAAACGGATGCGGCTCATCCCTGGGTGTGATGCTTGGCTCTTCATGCTCAGGCGCGCCCGGTCGGGCTCTCACGGCGGCACGCGAGGCAGTTCTGAGCCCCTCAAGCTAGGTTATTGCGTGTGGTGACCCGCATCGTGATCCTCGGTGGAGGCCCAGCCGGTTACGAAGCCGCGCTGGTGGCCGCCACCTCACACCCCGAATCAGCCCAAGTCACAGTGATCGACTCCGACGGTATCGGTGGTGCCGCCGTTCTGGACGACTGTGTGCCGTCCAAGACGTTCATCGCGTCCACCGGCCTGCGCACCGAGCTGCGAAGAGCGCCTCACCTGGGCTTCCTCATCGACTTCGACGAGGCGAAAATCTCGTTGCCCAAGATCCACGCCCGGGTCAAGGAGCTGGCCGCGGCGCAGTCGGCGGACATCACCGCCCAGCTGCTCAGCGTGGGCGTGCACGTGATCGCCGGTAAGGGCGAGCTGCTCGACCCCGCACCCGGCCTGCGCCACCGCGTCAAGGCGACGGCCGCCGACGGCACCACCAGCGAGCACGACGCCGACGTCGTGTTGATCGCCACCGGAGCGAGCCCGCGGATCCTGCCGTCGGCGCGACCGGACGGCGAGCGCATCCTGACCTGGCGGCAGCTCTACGACCTGGACGCGTTGCCCCAGCACCTGATCGTGGTGGGCTCGGGGGTGACGGGCGCGGAGTTCGTCGACGCCTACACCGAACTGGGTGTGCGGGTCACGGTGGTGGCCAGCCAGGATCACGTGTTGCCCTACGAGGACGCCGACGCCGCACTGGTCTTGGAGGAGTCGTTCGCCGAACGCGGCGTCCGACTGTTCAAGAACGCCCGCGCCCAGTCCGTCACCCGCACCGACAACGGGGTTCTGGTGACCATGACCGACGGCCGCACCGTCGAGGGCAGCCACGCGCTGATGACGATCGGGTCGATCCCCAACACCAGCGGCCTCGGCCTGGAACGCGTGGGTATCGAACTCGGACCGGGAAACTATCTGAACGTGGACCGGGTGTCACGCACGTCGGTGCCCGGCATTTACGCCGCGGGCGACTGCACCGGCCTGTTGCCGCTGGCCTCGGTCGCCGCGATGCAGGGTCGCATTGCGATGTACCACGCGCTGGGGGAGGGCGTGAGCCCGATCCGGTTGCGCACGGTTGCGGCGACGGTGTTCACCAGGCCCGAGATCGCTGCCGTCGGCGTGCCGCAGTCGGCGATCGACAACGGTTCGGTGCTTGCCCGCACCATCATGTTGCCGTTGCGGACCAACGCCCGGGCCAAGATGTCTGAGGTGCGGCACGGTTTCGTCAAGGTCTTCTGCCGGCGGTCCACCGGTGTGGTCATCGGCGGCGTGGTGGTGGCGCCGATCGCTTCCGAGCTGATCCTGCCGATCGCGGTGGCGGTGCAGAACCGGATCACGGTCAACGAGCTGGCCCAGACACTGGCCGTTTACCCGTCGTTATCGGGTTCGATCACCGAGGCCGCTCGCCGCCTGATGGCCCACGATGATCTGGACTGAAGCCCAACTACTGCGACGCCGCACCAATTAGCCTTGTGGTGCACCTAGCGCCTACTGACAAGAAACCGACAGGAGTTCATTGTCGTGAGCAATCCGACCGACGCATCGCAGCGTGACCAGACCGGGCCCGCCGGTTCGCTGGGGCCCGAGCAGCGCGCGTTGGCTTGGGAGCGGCTCGGTGCCGAGCAGTTCGATGTGGTGGTTATCGGCGGCGGGGTAGTGGGCTCCGGGTGTGCGCTGGACGCCGCTACCCGCGGGCTGAAGGTGGCCCTGATCGAAGCCCGCGATCTGGCCTCTGGCACGTCGAGCCGTTCGTCGAAGATGTTCCACGGTGGACTGCGCTACCTCGAACAACTGGAATTCGGCCTGGTGCGCGAAGCTCTTTTCGAGCGCGAGCTGTCGCTGACCACGTTGGCGCCGCATCTGGTCAAGCCCCTGCCGTTTCTGTTCCCGCTCACCAAGCGTGGCTGGGAACGTCCCTATATTGCCGCCGGGATCTTCCTCTACGACCGCCTCGGCGGCGCAAAATCGGTTCCCGCGCAGAAGCATTTGACCCGTGCCGGCGCGTTGCGGCTGAGCCCGGGCCTCAAACGCAGCTCCCTGATCGGCGGTATCCGCTACTACGACACCGTCGTCGACGATGCCCGGCACACCATGACGGTCGCTCGTACCGCGTCGCACTACGGGGCGGTCGTCCGTTGTTCCACCCAGGTGGTAGCGCTGCTGCGCGAGGGCGACCGGGTGGTCGGGGTGCGGGTGCGCGATTCCGAGGATGGCTCGATCACCGAGGTCCGCGGGCACGTGGTGGTCAATGCCACCGGGGTCTGGACCGACGAGATTCAGGCGCTGTCCAAGCAACGCGGGCGATTCCAGGTTCGAGCGTCCAAGGGTGTGCACGTGGTGGTGCCCCGGGACCGCATCGTCAGCGACGTCGCGATGATCCTGCGCACCGAGAAGTCGGTCATGTTCATCATTCCGTGGGGAAGCCACTGGATCATCGGGACTACCGACACCGACTGGAACCTGGACCTGGCCCACCCCGCGGCCACCAAGGCCGACATCGACTACATCCTGGGCACGGTCAACGCGGTGCTGGCCACGCCCCTGACGCATGCCGACATCGACGGCGTATACGCCGGTCTGCGACCACTGCTGGCCGGGGAGAGCGACGACACGTCCAAGCTGTCGCGCGAGCACGCTGTGGCGGTACCGGCGGCGGGGCTGGTGGCCATCGCCGGCGGCAAATACACCACCTACCGGGTGATGGCGGCCGACGCGATCGACGCCGCCGTGCAGTTCGTTCCGGCCCGGGTGGCGCCGTCGATCACCGAGAAGGTCAGCCTGCTGGGCGCCGACGGCTACTTTGCTCTGGTCAACCAGGTGGAACACGTCGGCGAGATGGTCGGTCTGCACCCCTACCGAGTGCGTCACCTATTGGACCGCTACGGATCGCTGATCAACGAGGTGCTGGAACTGGCGGCCGACGATCCGGACCTGCTGACGCCCATCAAGGAGGCTCCTGGCTACCTCAAGGTGGAGGCCCTTTACGCCGTCACCGCCGAGGGCGCGCTGCATCTGGAAGACATCCTGGCCCGCCGCATGCGGGTCTCCATCGAGTACCCGCACCGTGGTGTCGACTGCGCCCGTGAGGTGGCCGACGTGGTCGCACCGGTGCTCGGGTGGACCGTTGAGGACATCGAGCGGGAAGTCGCGAACTACAAGGCGCGGGTGGAAGCGGAGGTCCTGTCGCAGGCCCAGCCTGACGACGTATCGGCGGACATGTTGCGGGCCAGCGCACCCGAGGCGCGTGCCGAGATCCTCGAGCCGGTGCCGCTGAATTGAAACTTGCTGGACCTCAACACCGCTCGGCGCCGCGAGCCATGAGCATCGGGTCGTCCTCACCGCTGGCGGCCGGGGTCAGCTTGCTGGCGACCGCCGCCAACGCCGAGCGCACCGCCTCGCGAGACCGCGCTGTCAGAACGGCCGCGGCTCGCACACCGTCGGGCCGCATGTTGATGTGATCGGGCAACGACACCATTGGCCTCCTTTGTGGGAAGAGGACACCTGCGGCCCGGGATTTAAGGCCAGCGGCCCCGGTTCGCCGTCGAACCACCACCCGGCCGCTGTTAGAACACGCTATTCATCGGTGACGTCAAAACCGACATTTACGCGTCAAATCCACGTGAACAAATTTTTCCTGGGGATCAGCAAGGGGCAAACATGGTGATGACCACGAACCCGGGTTCGGCATGAAGCCGCGATCGGTGGCGGCGGTGCTCGGCGGCGGTATGGCTGGGGTAGCGGGCTGGGATCTCTGGCAGCGCCGGCACGCCATCCTGCGCAACTTCCCGATCATCGGCCATCTGCGCTTTCTGCTCGAAGCCGTCGGACCGGAGTTGCGCCAGTACATCGTCACCGACAACAACGAAGAGCGGCCCTTCAGCCGTGACCAACGGCGCTGGGTGTACACGTCGTCGAAATTGACCAACCGATACTTCGGATTCGGCACCGACAACGACCTGGAGCGGGCCCACAACTACCCCATCATCAAGCACGCGGCATTTCCGGTATCGGCCCCGGACGGCGAGCCCGCTCATCCCGATCCCGCCGTCGCGCTGCCGGCGGCAAAGGTGCTTGGTGGCGCCCGCGGGCGTGCCAAAGCCTTCCGGCCCTCGTCTTTGGTCAACATTTCCGGGATGAGCTACGGCGCGCTCGGTGGCGCGGCCATCAGCGCGCTGAATCAGGGCGCGGCGATCGCGGGCGCCCTGCACACCACCGGTGAGGGCGCGGTGTCGCCCTATCACCTCAACGGTGGCGACCTGGTATGGCAGATCGGCACCGGATACTTCGGCTGCCGCAACGACGACGGGACGTTCAGCCTGTCGCGGCTGATCGATCGGGTGGCCGCCACGCCCTCGATACGCGCGATCGAAATCAAGCTGAGCCAAGGCGCCAAACCGGGCCTGGGCGGCATGCTGCCGGGCGCCAAAGTCACCGCGGATATCGCTGCCATCAGGGGGATTCCGGTCGGAGTGGACTGCAAGAGCCCCGCCGGACACTCCGCGTTCGCTGACGTCGACGGGATGCTCGAGCTGGTGGAGACCATCGCCGATGCGACGGGTCTGCCCGTCGGCATCAAGTCCGCCGTCGGCGAAGGGTTGTTTTGGCCCCAGCTTGCGGGACGGATGGCACGCACCGGTCGCGGTGTCGACTTCGTGACCGTCGACGGCGGAGAGGGCGGCACCGGTGCGGCCCCGCTGGTCTTCAGCGACCATGTCGCCCTGCCCTTCAAATGGGCCTTCCCCAGGGTGTTTCGCGCCTTCGCCGAAGAGGACCTGCACCACGACGTGGTGTTCATCGGCTCCGCCAAGCTCGGTATCCCCGAGAACGCGCTGCTGGCCCTGGCGATGGGCGCCGACATGATCAACGTCGGCCGGACCGCCATGTTCGCCATCGGTTGCATCCAGGCTCAGCGCTGCCACACCGGCCGATGCCCGTCCGGCGTGGCCACCCAGTCGGCGTGGTTGCAGCACGGTCTGGACCCGGCCCTCAAAGCGGTGCGCTGTGCCAACTATCTGGCCACGCTGCGCTTCGAGTTGCTGTCTTTGGCCCGGGCCTGCGGCTACGTGCACCCCGCCCTCGTCCCGTTGCAGGCGATCGAGCTTCTCGACGTGGACCTGCAGACCGTGCAGGTCGACGACTTGTTCGGCTACCAGCCGGGTTGGGGCATACCCAGCCCCGCTGACGTGGCGGCGATCACGGCTCTGATGACCAAGGCGAGCCCACCCCGATAGGGACGGTTCAGCGGCTGTTCGCCGGCTCGGGTGAGCGTTCGAGCAGCGGCGAGTGCGTCGCACCACGGGATTCGATCATGCGATTGCGCACGATGTGCTCGACCAGGATCGGAACGAACGTTTGCACCGGCGCATCGACGAACTGTGCTGCGGCCTCTTCACACCACCGCTTGATCTGGGCGGTCCGCTGATCGTCATCGAGCCCCTCGTGGCGGGCCAGCTTGTCGGCGACGTCGGCGACGTTGCGCTCCACCAGGGAGCGGCCCGCGGGCGGGCTGCCGGCATCGGTATCGACCCGCACCTCATCGAGGGTCCGCTGCGCACTCTGGTCGCTGGCATCCGGTGAGATCACCCGCAGCGTCAGATGGTGACCGTCTTGGCCGATCAGGATGAGACTGGCCGGGTCGTCGCTGCTGAAGCCCAGCAATTCGACAGTGTGACCGGCGATCTCGGCCACCGTCGGGGTCTGTTCCCACCCGTTGCGGTGGTAGCCGACCATCACGATCGGTCCCAGGCGTTCGGTAATCGAGGCAACCAGGCCCGGCAGCTCGTCCACCAACTGCCTCGACCGCGGCCACCACGCGCCATCGACATGTTCCAAAGCAGGCCGAAATGATCTCAGCTGCAAGCGAGTTTCGCGCTCCATCCCAACCACCCGTCGGTTGACTGTGCGGGTTGTCAGCCAACCCGTCGGACCCCGAATCAAAAACTACGGGCGTAGGGAACGCGCCGCGACTCGAAAGCTCGACGTCGTGGTAGCGGCTGAACGAACATTTGGTTACGTGGGCGCCCCGGCTTCGCGTTCCTGCACCGTCGCCTGCCCATCGGCGGTGACGCTGATCAGGCGCTGAGCTTGTTGCGACAGCCGCATGAGCAGTTCGGGTGCGATGACCGACGCCGAACCCGCCACCGCGGCGGCCAGCAGCGCCTGACCCCAGGCCAACGGGCCCACCGGGGTGCAACCGAACAGGTGACTGAGGCCCGGGGTGGTCACCACCACCGCGAGCACCCCGAAGGACCCGACCGTGGTCAGCACCACCAGCGGGCCGTGCGAGTCGGCCACGGTCTGCGTGAGTTGCGTGCCGACCAAACCGATCAGCGCGACCGTCGCCGCCCGGCGCCGGGTGCCGGTCGCGCTGGCCATCAGCCACGCCAGCATGGCGCCGGTCGTGGTGGAGGCGCCGCGTATCCCGATCGCTCGCCACATGGCCGCCTCGTCGCGCTCCACTTCGACGTTGCTCGTTTGGGGACTGACGGCCAACGCCGCCGCCGGCAGCGCATCGGTAAGCATGTTGACCAGCAGCATCTGCCGCGCATTGAACACCGAGCGGCCGGTCAGCAGCGTGGTGATCAGCGCGAACGACACCTCGCCAAGGTTGCCGCCCAACAGCACCGAGACCGCCGAATGCACGCGCCGCCACAGCTGTTGGCCTTCGTCGAGAGCCTCCAGCAGCGCGTCGATCCGTCCGTCCAACAGCACCACATCGGCCGCCGTCCGGGCCGCATCGCTGCCGCGGGCGGCCATCCCGATACCCACGCTGG is from Mycobacterium marinum and encodes:
- a CDS encoding phospho-sugar mutase, which translates into the protein MTPEEWIAHDPDPVTAAELAACDAQELAARFARPLAFGTAGLRGPVRGGPDAMNLAVVLRATWAVARVLAEQTPAGPATVIVGRDARHGSASFATATAEVLAAEGFQVVLLPEPLPTPIVAFAVRHSGAVAGIQITASHNPATDNGYKVYLDGGIQIISPTDRKIEAAMAAAPPADQIARKAVTPARTDLVEHYIARAAGIRRCAGSVRVALTPMHGVGGTVAVETLRRAGFTDVHTVATQFEPDPDFPTVAFPNPEEPGATDALLELAAGVRADVAIALDPDADRCAVAIPTSSGWRMLSGDETGWLLGDYILSKQPPGDWIVASTLVSSRMLAAIAADYGVVHVQTLTGFKWLARADADRPGTLVYAYEEAIGHCVDPTAVRDKDGISAAVLTCDLVASLERQGRSVPDVLDDLAHRYGVHEVGAVARRVADADQAAALMRRLRESPPDRLAGFTATVTDITDALIFAGGDDRASVRVVVRPSGTEPKLKCYIEVRCEVAGDLAATRQRAQELRRELASTVSGW
- a CDS encoding purine-nucleoside phosphorylase, encoding MTGPQPDPDELARRAAQVIGERTGIAEHDVAVVLGSGWSAAIAALGSPTAVLAQTEVPGFTPPSAAGHAGELLSVPVGDHRVLVLAGRIHAYEGHDLRHVVHPVRTACAAGARTVVLTNAAGGLRPDMQVGQPVLISDHLNLTARSPLVGAQFVDLTDAYSARLRAVARQADPELAEGVYAGLPGPHYETPAEIRMLRVLGADLVGMSTVHETIAARAAGAEVLGVSLVTNLAAGITGEPLSHAEVLAAGAASAARIGSLLATVIAGLRNSDA
- a CDS encoding M20 family metallopeptidase encodes the protein MPALVLDTVEELVRRRAGDLVELSHAIHAEPELAFAEHRSCAKTQALVAERGFEITRAAAGLDTAFRADFGDGPLVVGICAEYDALPEIGHACGHNIIAASAVGTALALAEVADDLGLTVALLGTPAEESGGGKALMLDAGVFDDITLALMVHPGPTDIAGARSLALSEVTVRYRGKESHAAVAPHLGVNAADALTIAQVAIGLLRQQLAPGQMTHGIVIDGGQAVNVIPGHAMMQYAMRAVESESLRDLEGRMFACFAAGALAAGCEYDIDAAAPAYAELKPDHWLVEVCREEMLRLGRTPVPASVEEGLPLGSTDMGNVTQVLPGIHPVIGVDAGGATVHQRAFAAAAAGHSADQAVVDGAIMLARTAVALAENPDQRDRVLAAQQRRAAS
- a CDS encoding amidohydrolase — encoded protein: MSLVDTAESWLAAHYDELVGWRRHIHRYPELGRQEFATTQFVAERLADAGLNPKILPGGTGLTCDFGPEHQPRIALRADMDALPMAERTGAPYASTMPNIAHACGHDGHTAILLGTALALATVPELPVGVRLIFQAAEELMPGGAIDAIAAGALTGVSRIFALHCDPRLEVGRVAVRQGPITSAADHIEITLYSPGGHTSRPHLTADLVYGLGTLITGLPGVLSRRVDPRNSTVLVWGAVNAGVAANAIPQTGVLAGTVRTASRQTWIDLEEIIRESITALLSPLAIEHTLQYRRGVPPVVNEEVSTHILTHAIESVSPDALADTRQSGGGEDFSWYLEEVPGAMGRLGVWSGDGPQLDLHQPTFDLDERALGIGVRVMVNIIEQAAAF
- a CDS encoding gamma-glutamylcyclotransferase, yielding MPLYAAYGSNMHPDQMLMRAPHSPMAGTGWLPGWRLTFGGEDIGWEGALATVVEDPDSKVFVVLYDMTPADEKNLDHWEGSEFGIHQKIRCRVERLSSDTTTDPVLAWLYVLDAWEGGLPSARYLGVMADAAEIAGAPSDYVHDLRTRPARNIGPGTGT
- a CDS encoding NAD(P)H-quinone dehydrogenase translates to MVTRIVILGGGPAGYEAALVAATSHPESAQVTVIDSDGIGGAAVLDDCVPSKTFIASTGLRTELRRAPHLGFLIDFDEAKISLPKIHARVKELAAAQSADITAQLLSVGVHVIAGKGELLDPAPGLRHRVKATAADGTTSEHDADVVLIATGASPRILPSARPDGERILTWRQLYDLDALPQHLIVVGSGVTGAEFVDAYTELGVRVTVVASQDHVLPYEDADAALVLEESFAERGVRLFKNARAQSVTRTDNGVLVTMTDGRTVEGSHALMTIGSIPNTSGLGLERVGIELGPGNYLNVDRVSRTSVPGIYAAGDCTGLLPLASVAAMQGRIAMYHALGEGVSPIRLRTVAATVFTRPEIAAVGVPQSAIDNGSVLARTIMLPLRTNARAKMSEVRHGFVKVFCRRSTGVVIGGVVVAPIASELILPIAVAVQNRITVNELAQTLAVYPSLSGSITEAARRLMAHDDLD
- a CDS encoding glycerol-3-phosphate dehydrogenase/oxidase, which produces MSNPTDASQRDQTGPAGSLGPEQRALAWERLGAEQFDVVVIGGGVVGSGCALDAATRGLKVALIEARDLASGTSSRSSKMFHGGLRYLEQLEFGLVREALFERELSLTTLAPHLVKPLPFLFPLTKRGWERPYIAAGIFLYDRLGGAKSVPAQKHLTRAGALRLSPGLKRSSLIGGIRYYDTVVDDARHTMTVARTASHYGAVVRCSTQVVALLREGDRVVGVRVRDSEDGSITEVRGHVVVNATGVWTDEIQALSKQRGRFQVRASKGVHVVVPRDRIVSDVAMILRTEKSVMFIIPWGSHWIIGTTDTDWNLDLAHPAATKADIDYILGTVNAVLATPLTHADIDGVYAGLRPLLAGESDDTSKLSREHAVAVPAAGLVAIAGGKYTTYRVMAADAIDAAVQFVPARVAPSITEKVSLLGADGYFALVNQVEHVGEMVGLHPYRVRHLLDRYGSLINEVLELAADDPDLLTPIKEAPGYLKVEALYAVTAEGALHLEDILARRMRVSIEYPHRGVDCAREVADVVAPVLGWTVEDIEREVANYKARVEAEVLSQAQPDDVSADMLRASAPEARAEILEPVPLN